The DNA sequence AGAAATTTCTCAGCTCGTTGTGAGAATTAAAGAAGAATTAGAAAAGATAAGAGAACAATTATTTAACATTGAGTAAAGCAAAATTAATAGTCATATCAGCCCCAAGCGGTTCAGGAAAGACTTCTGTCCTTAAAGAGATACTGAAGCTGAATAAAGGCAAGTTAACTTTTTCAATTTCAGCTACTACAAGGAAAAAGAGACATAACGAAATTAATGGTGTTGAATATTACTTTCTAACAGAAGAAAAGTTTAAGCAGAAACTGGAAAAAAATGATTTCGTAGAATGGGAAAACATTTACGGAGATTATTACGGAACACTCAAATCTGAAGTAGATCGGTTGCTTCAAGAGGATAAATCGATACTATTTGAACTTGATGTTAATGGTAGTCTTCAACTCAAAAAACTTTATCCAGAAGCCAAACTTATTTTCATTGTTCCGCCCAGTATCGAAGTTCTGGAAGAGAGATTGAAAAATCGTAACACAGAGACTCCGGAAAAACTTGCAAAACGAATAGAACGCGCAAAAATGGAGCTGGATAAAGCAAAATACTTTGATTTTGAAGTAAAAAATTACGAACTAGCAGATGCAGTCACTGAAGTAAATAAAATTGTACAAGAATTATTAACAAATTAAGGATTAACTATGCCATTAAAACCAGTTGATGTAAAAGAAATTGAAAAACATGCAGAAAGCATTTATGAAGCGATTGTTGTTACTTCTAAAAGAGCGAGACAAATCAATGACGATATAAAGATTGAGTATAATAAGAGAGTTGCTGAGATTCCTGGTATCAATCAATTTGATGAACAAGAGGAGATTGAAAATCCAGATCAAATTCGGATCAGCAAAGAACTTGAAAAACAAGGCAAACCCACCGAAAGAGCGCTAAAAGATTTCTTAGAGGGTGATGTCGAGTTTAGATTTAATAAATAAATATTTCTCTCTAAGCCGGTAATTAGATTTGTAAAACCGGAAAATATGTAAATAATTTTTTGAGCGGGTTCATTGGTTGAAAGTATTTCAAAAGAAAAAAATAATTGTAGGAGTGAGCGGTGGAATCGCTGCTTACAAAGCCTGCTACTTAGTCCGTGAACTAATAAAACTCGGTACTGAAGTTAAAGTCGTTATGACACCTTCAGCTTGTGAGTTTGTTACCCCGCTAACATTTTCTACACTTTCTCAGAACGAAGTAATCGTTGATATATTCCCGAAGGATCGTAAGTCAAATCTTAAATTGAGCACTTGGCATATTGAACTCAGTTTGTGGGGGGATCTATTCATTTTCGCCCCGGCAACCGTGAACAGCATTGCAAAGATAAATTTTGGAATTGCGGATAATGCTTTAACGACACTTATCAGCGCTATCCGTGCACCTATATTGATCGCTCCAGCCGCAGATGAGGATATGTTTGAAAGCAGGGCGAATCAAAGGAACATTAGTGAATTGAAAGCTCGAGGAATTTATTTCGTTGAGCCTGGTTTTGGTGATCTTGCAAGCGGCTTGGTGGGTAAAGGCCGCATGGCAGAAGTTGAAAACATTTTGAACGAAGCTGAAAAAATTCTTGCCGGCTCAAAAAAGGATTTGACCAAAAAGAAAATAGTAATTTCATCAGGCCCAACTTACGAGGAGATCGATCCTGTGCGTTTTATCGGAAATCGCGCAAGCGGTAAGATGGGGCAGGCAGCAGCACTTGCCGCTTATTACCGCGGTGCGGATGTTACTGTAGTCACCGGTCCTTCACAAGTATCGTTTCCGAAATTTATCAAAGTTATTCATGTTAGATCAGCTGACGAGATGTACGAGGAAGTGATCAAACAATTTGCTAAGTGTGATATATTTATTTCCGCCGCTGCGGTTGCCGACTACAAGCCAAAAAATTATTCTAAATCCAAGATTAAAAAAGACATGCATGAACTGACAATTGAATTAGTGAAAACAAAAGATATATTGAAAGAGATTGCTAGATTGAAAAAGAAAAAGCAAGTGGTAGTCGGCTTCTCTGTCGAGACTGAAAATGAAATTGAAAATTCAAAAAGAAAATTGATAGAGAAGAATCTCGATATTGTTGTTATCAATAATCCCAATGTCAAAGGTGCAGCATTCGAAGGTGACACAAATCAAATTATTATTCTGAAAAAAACTGGCGAGGTTATTGAATATACATTGAAATCAAAATTTGATGCTGCAAATGACATTTTAGATCAGATAAAAAGTAAATGAACAGTAACGAAGAATTAGATAAAATTTTATCGAATGTCGAAAGTTGGCTGACTCATCAAAAAGAACTTGATGTCCCAATTTTCATTTCAGATTCGGATGATACCGTGTACCAAGCTGAACTCGATACGGCAGTCATTGATAAAAGATTGAATCAAATAGATGAAAATTTTGTGACAGCAAAAAGTTTAACCGAATTAGATTCAATAATAAATAATTGTATGAAGTGCGAACTTGGTTCTAAAAGAAAAAAATTCGTATTTGGTGTAGGGAATCATTTTTCAGAAATTGTATTTGTTGGTGAAGCACCAGGCAGAGATGAAGATGAACAGGGCGAACCATTTGTCGGCAGAGCAGGAAAATTACTTAATGAAATGTTGAAGGAAATAGGATTAAAACGTGAAGAAGTTTTTATATGCAACATCTTGAAATGCAGACCGCCCGGCAATCGCGATCCTCTTCCGAATGAAGTAGAAAAATGCGAACCTTACTTGCTGAAGCAATTAAGTTTACTAAAACCAAAAATTATCGTAGCTTTAGGCAGAATCGCTGGTAATACTTTGCTCAAAACGAGTGAAACTCTTACGAATTTAAGAAAGGAAATTTACGATTATTATGGCATTCCATTGGTTGTTACATTTCATCCTGCAGCAATTTTACGAAACCCGCATTGGAAAACACCAACTTTAGATGATTTGAAAAAAGCAAAAAAATATCTTGAAGAAGTAACAAATTAAAATGACAAAACGACAGATCAGGAAAAAAGGAAACGGCTCTGATTTAAAAATTACTCTTGATGCAGGAAAAAACATTCCACCGCAAGCTCTAGATGTTGAATCGAGTGTCATAGGTGCAATTCTTCTGGATAATAGTGTTGCAAATACAGTAATTGAAATGTTGAGCCAGTCTG is a window from the Ignavibacteria bacterium genome containing:
- a CDS encoding uracil-DNA glycosylase yields the protein MNSNEELDKILSNVESWLTHQKELDVPIFISDSDDTVYQAELDTAVIDKRLNQIDENFVTAKSLTELDSIINNCMKCELGSKRKKFVFGVGNHFSEIVFVGEAPGRDEDEQGEPFVGRAGKLLNEMLKEIGLKREEVFICNILKCRPPGNRDPLPNEVEKCEPYLLKQLSLLKPKIIVALGRIAGNTLLKTSETLTNLRKEIYDYYGIPLVVTFHPAAILRNPHWKTPTLDDLKKAKKYLEEVTN
- a CDS encoding DNA-directed RNA polymerase subunit omega is translated as MPLKPVDVKEIEKHAESIYEAIVVTSKRARQINDDIKIEYNKRVAEIPGINQFDEQEEIENPDQIRISKELEKQGKPTERALKDFLEGDVEFRFNK
- a CDS encoding guanylate kinase — its product is MSKAKLIVISAPSGSGKTSVLKEILKLNKGKLTFSISATTRKKRHNEINGVEYYFLTEEKFKQKLEKNDFVEWENIYGDYYGTLKSEVDRLLQEDKSILFELDVNGSLQLKKLYPEAKLIFIVPPSIEVLEERLKNRNTETPEKLAKRIERAKMELDKAKYFDFEVKNYELADAVTEVNKIVQELLTN
- the coaBC gene encoding bifunctional phosphopantothenoylcysteine decarboxylase/phosphopantothenate--cysteine ligase CoaBC → MKVFQKKKIIVGVSGGIAAYKACYLVRELIKLGTEVKVVMTPSACEFVTPLTFSTLSQNEVIVDIFPKDRKSNLKLSTWHIELSLWGDLFIFAPATVNSIAKINFGIADNALTTLISAIRAPILIAPAADEDMFESRANQRNISELKARGIYFVEPGFGDLASGLVGKGRMAEVENILNEAEKILAGSKKDLTKKKIVISSGPTYEEIDPVRFIGNRASGKMGQAAALAAYYRGADVTVVTGPSQVSFPKFIKVIHVRSADEMYEEVIKQFAKCDIFISAAAVADYKPKNYSKSKIKKDMHELTIELVKTKDILKEIARLKKKKQVVVGFSVETENEIENSKRKLIEKNLDIVVINNPNVKGAAFEGDTNQIIILKKTGEVIEYTLKSKFDAANDILDQIKSK